The Cognatishimia activa nucleotide sequence GGGGCCATAGAACGCGGTCATATGAAGGAAAAGGGACATGTTCGCAGTCCTGAAAACCGGTGGCAAACAGTATAAAGTACAGGCAGGCGATGTTCTGCGTGTCGAAAAACTGGCTGCTGACGCGGGTGAAAAAATTCAATTCAACGAGATCCTGATGCTCGGCGGTGACAAAACCGTTGTGGGCGCACCTCTTGTTGAAGGCGCAGCTGTACAAGCTGACGTGATCGACCAGATCAAAGGCGAAAAGCTGATCAAGTTCGTGAAACGTCGTCGTAAGCACAGCTCTAAGCGTACTGTTGGCCACCGTCAGAAACTGACGCTGGTTCGCGTAACAGACATCCTGGCATCAGGTGCCGACAAATCCGGTGTTAAAGCCGCGATCGGTTCTGGTTCCGTTTCCGGCGCAGCTGTGGAAGCAGCGGCTCCAGCGAAAAAGGCAGCTCCTAAGAAAGCCGCTCCTAAAAAAGCAGCACCTGCTGCTGAAGGCGCAGACGATCTGAAGAAACTGTCCGGCGTTGGTCCAGCTCTGGAAAAGAAACTGCTGGAAGCTGGCGTTACCACATTCGCGCAGATCGCGGCATGGGGTGAAGCAGAGATCGCAGAATTCGACGAGAAGCTGTCTTTCAAAGGCCGCATCGAGCGCGAAGGCTGGGTTGAACAAGCCAAAGAACTGGCGAAGTAAGCGAAGTATAGGAGACTAACGATATGGCACATAAAAAAGCTGGTGGTAGTTCCCGTAACGGTCGCGACTCCGCGGGTCGTCGTCTGGGCGTCAAAAAATACGGTGGCGAAGCGGTTCTCGCAGGCAACATCATCATGCGTCAGCGTGGTACAAAGATGTGGCCAGGTGAAAACGTGGGCATGGGCAAAGATCACACCATCTTTGCAACCACCGACGGTAACGTGAAGTTCCACAAAGGCCTGAAAGGCCGCACCTTTATTTCGGTTCTCCCGGTGGCGGAGGCCGCTGAGTAAGCCGACCTTAAGGTTATGAATCAAAAGGGGGATCGGCTTTAGGGCCGGTCCCCTTTGCGTTGCGAGGTTTTCAAAAATCTCCTGAAGTTGTGATGCCGAAATTCGGTCAGATTTTCAGGATAGCGTGATGTTAACCTTGTAACGCAACCGGGCTGCATCCACCTTGGATGCGCACGACTTCGGAACAAATGTGGGGCCAGAAATTGGTTTGGGAGGACCGGTTTTCAAGCTTAACCCGCAGATGAGCCTGATCGTGTGAGGCCCGGATAGAGAGCCAGAGTACAAACCCCGTTTGTAGTCTGATTGGGTATGTTTGGAGGATGTGCAGATGATGCACGATAAGATTGTGAACCAACTGGTTATAGAGGCGGAACGTTTCGTTCTGCGCCCTCTGCGTCGGTCCGACCAGGGGATGATTGAACATTACGCGGGCGAGCGTGACCTCGCGCGCATGACAACATCTATTCCGCACCCGCTACCACCGGGTGCAACCGAAGCCTTTATCGCACGCTCTCACGACGAGGGCCGCAGCGAAGACGTCTGGGCCATGGATGGTACTGCAGAGGGCAATTCTGAAGTTATGGGCGTGATCTCCCTTGATCGCGTCTCTGAGGATCAAGCTGAAGTGGGCTACTGGGTTGCACCGCCTTATTGGAACACTGGTGTGGCGTCTGAGGCCGTGCGCACATTGATTGCAGCAAACCCACTGGGGTCCAAAACCCTCTTTGCCAGCGTCTTTCAAGATAACCCGGCTTCGGCGCGTGTGCTGACCAATTCCGGCTTTCAATACCTTGGGGATGCCGAAAACTTCTCGGTCGCACGCAATGCCCCGGTGCCAACATGGACATATAGCCTAAAACTCGATTGAGCTTGCCCCCGTCTATGCTGTAACAGGCGGGGACACCCCGCCTGAAAGGACCGCCACAATGAAATTTCTTGATCTGACAAAGGTCTGTATCCGCTCGGGTGGCGGTGGTGGTGGCTGTGTGTCCTTCCGCCGTGAAAAGTTCATCGAATATGGCGGACCTGACGGTGGTGACGGTGGCAATGGCGGTTCTGTTTGGGCCGAAGCAGTCGAAGGTCTCAACACGCTGATCGACTTCCGCTATCAGCAGCACTTCTTTGCGAAATCCGGCCAAGCGGGCATGGGCAGTGGCCGTACTGGCGCAAGAGGCGATGACATCGTATTGCGCGTGCCTGTCGGCACAGAGATCATGGACGAAGATCAGGAGACTGTGATTGCGGACCTGACCGAAGTTGGCCAGCGTTTCTTGATTGCAAAGGGCGGCAATGGTGGCTGGGGCAACCTGCACTTTAAGTCGTCAACCAACCAAGCCCCACGTCGTGCAAACCCCGGCCAGCCGGGCATTGAACGCACGATCTGGCTGCGCTTGAAACTGATTGCGGATGTCGGTCTGCTGGGTCTGCCAAATGCTGGCAAATCCACCTTCTTGGCTGCGACATCCAACGCGCGTCCAAAAATCGCGGATTACCCTTTCACGACCCTTTACCCGAACCTCGGTGTTGTCGGGGTTGATGGTGTTGAATTTGTAGTCGCTGATATTCCCGGTCTCATCGAAGGTGCGTCCGAGGGTAGGGGGCTTGGCGACCTCTTCCTGGGCCACGTCGAACGCTGTGCGGTGCTTTTGCATCTTGTGGATGGCACTTCTGGTGATCCCGCAAAGGACTATGAGACGATCATTGGCGAACTTGAGGCCTACGGTGGCGTTTTGGCTGATAAGCCGCGCATCACGGTGCTGAATAAGATCGACACCATGGACGAAGAAGAGCGCGCCTTCCTGAAGGAAGAACTCGAAACTGCCATCGGCGCGCCAGTGATGTTGATGTCTGGTGCCAGCCAAGAGAATGTAACCGAAGTGCTGCGCGCGCTTCGGAGCCAGATTGACGACAATCGGCTGCGTCAAAAACAGGCCGAACATGAAGACGAGGAAGAAGCACCTTGGCAACCCTAACCACGAGTTTGGCCACCGCAAAACGACTGGTGATCAAAATCGGGTCCGCCTTGCTTGTGGACCGGAGCAATGGGGCATTGCGTAAAGACTGGTTGCTGGCGCTGGCCGAAGACGTTGCTTGGTTGAAAAGCCAGGGCACTGACGTCGTTTTGGTTTCTTCTGGGTCCATCGCTCTCGGGCGAGGCGCTTTAAGGCTTGCCTCTCAAGATCTTCCCTTGGACCAATCCCAAGCGGCGGCGGCTGTGGGCCAAATCCGTCTGGCGCGTGCTTACGAAGAAGCGCTGGCACCTCATGATATCATGACTGCACAGGTTCTCGTCACATTAGAAGACAGCGCTAACCGTCGGAGATATTTGAATTCTCGCGCCACGCTCAATCATCTTCTGAAGATGGGTGTGGTGCCGATCGTGAATGAAAACGACACTGTCGCCACCGATGAGATCCGCTATGGCGACAATGATCGACTGGCCGCTCAGATTGCCCTGACCACAGGTGCTGATCAACTCATACTGCTCTCAGACGTCGACGGGTTTTATTCTGACAATCCTCAGAGCAATCCAGATGCGATCCGTTTTGAAGTTGTGGATGAGATCACGCCAGAGATCGAAGCTATGGCAGGTGACGGCCTCTCCGGGCTTTCCAAAGGCGGTATGATCACCAAGCTTCTGGCCGCGAAAACTGCAACCGGCGGCGGCTGTGCTATGGCCATCACAGAGGGCTCCGTTATGCGGCCATTGACGGCTCTGGAAAACGGTGCAAATGCGACTTGGTTCACAGCCCAGGTGACCCCACAACAGGCCCGCAAACGCTGGATCAGCTCCATGAAACCGCAAGGCGCGCTGACCATCGACGATGGTGCTCAGGGCGCGCTGAGCAAAGGCAAAAGCTTGCTGCCTGCCGGCGTGACCGCTGTCACAGGATCCTTTGAACGCGGTGATCCAGTCGAAATTCTCGCCAGTGACGGGCGGAAACTGGGGCAGGGGCTCTGCACCTGTACCGCCCAGGAAGCCGCTCAAATCAAAGGACGCAAGTCGTCTGACATTGAAACCATCCTGGGATACCAGGGCCGCACCGCGCTCATTCATCGGGATGATATGGCCCTCTAGTTTTCTTTTTGGCATAAATACCTCCGCCGGAGGCATCCTCCGGCTCAACCAACGCAAAGGATAGATCTGATGAAAGACATCACAGATATCGCCGCCCTGATGAGTGACATTGGCCAACGCGCCAAAGCCGCAAGCGCAGAGCTGGCCTTTGCCCCGCCGGAACAGAAAGAACAGGCTCTGACCGCTGCTGCGGATGCGGTTTGGGAACGCCGTGATGAGATCATTGCCGCCAATGCCAGAGACCTGGACTATGGCCGCGACAAAGGTCTGAGCCCAGCCATGATGGATCGTCTGATGCTCGATGAATCTCGTATTCAGGGCATCTGTGACGGGTTGCGTGCCGTGGCAGGCCAGGATGACCCTGTTGGCGAAGTCCTTGCTGAATGGGACCGCCCAACGGGTCTCAACATCAAACGCGTGCGCACACCTTTGGGCGTTATTGGCGTCATTTATGAAAGTCGTCCAAATGTGACTGCTGACGCTGGTGCGCTCTGTTTGAAGTCCGGGAATGCGGTCATCCTGCGCGGTGGCTCTGAAAGCTTCCATTCATCTGGTGCGATCCATGCTTGCCTTGTGGATGGCCTGAAAATGGCCGGTCTACCTGAAGACGCAGTACAACTGGTCCCAACGCGTGATCGCGCAGCAGTACAAGAACTGCTGACCATGGTTGATACGGTTGACGTGATCGTTCCACGCGGCGGTAAAGGTCTTGTTGGCCTCGTGCAGCGCGAAGCGCGCGTTCCAGTTTTTGCTCACCTTGAAGGCATTGTTCATATCTACATCGACAAAGACGCCGATGCTCAGAAAGCCATGGATGTGATCCTGAATGCAAAGACTCGTCGCACCGGGATTTGTGGCGCAGCGGAATGTCTGCTGATCCACGAGGACGTCAAAGACACGCTTGGCAAAGACGTTTTGGCGATGCTTTCTGAAGCAGGTGTTACGATCCACGCTGGTGAAGCGTTCCTGTCTGTTGAAGGTGCTGTCGCGGCAACCGATGAAGATTGGGGCAAGGAATATCTCGACATGGATATTGCTGCAAAATCAGTCGCTTCCGTGGATGATGCTATCGCGCATATTCGTCAGTTTGGCTCCAACCACACCGATTGCATCATTACAGAAAATGACGCCACCGCGGCGCGGTTCTTTGAACGTCTGGACAGCGCGATCCTGATGCGGAACGCATCCACGCAGTTTGCGGACGGCGGTGAGTTTGGCATGGGGGCAGAGATCGGCATCGCAACCGGCAAAATGCATGCGCGTGGTCCGGTGGGTGCCGCTCAGTTGACCAGCTTCAAATACCTGGTCGAAGGCAACGGCACCACCCGCGCCTAAAACTGCATCAGTATCCGCGTCTCCGTCATGTTGATACTGATATGACGGCTCAGGTGCCCCAGAGCCTCTGGGAGTAGTGCAAAGGAGACGGTTGCCGGGATGATCTCATCCGGCGACCGACTTTGTGAGAGCGGCGTCCAGAGGGCTTCGGTGATCAAGAGATTGCTGCTTTCCGCCGAGAGACTCCATTTGTCATCGATCTTTTTGATGATGACCGCTCCGCCACGCGGCATCGCGCGTTCTAGGCAGAGAACCGCTAAAAACACCGCCTGCGTCTCTTTGCGTGAGACATCTCCATCGATTTGCCAATCAAACAAAAGCCGATCAGAAGCAATGGCCTGTAAGGCGTCTTTCACTTCCTGCTTTGGAACGGAATTGCTGGCGCTGCTCTGACCAAAAGCGATGCGAAAGAACCTCACACGTCCGCTGGCATTGGCGGCACTATCGCTGATCAGGGCTGCCTCTTCTTCACCACCTCCCATGCTTAGAAGTTCCGCCCCATTGGCGCAGGCCCCAATCGGGCTGATGAGATCGTGGCAAATACGCGATGCGACAAGTTCGTGAAGATGGGGGTTAATCATGATGGGAATTACCGATAGAGAAGGCTTATGGAAGATTTGAATGCATTTTTGGAACCGGGCATGATCGTGCGCCATCCTGACCAACCCGATTGGGGGCTGGGACAGGTCCAATCCAACATCGCTGGAAAAATTACGGTGAACTTCCAGGAGGTTGGAAAAGTCGTATTGGACAGTCGTCGCGTGGGTCTGTTGCCGGCCATGACAGAATAGAAGCCATAAAGTGTTAATGAAGAAATAATTCTACTTTAAATTGAATTCTTCAAGCTGTTTATGCCAGCGATCGGCATAGAGTTGCCAAGCCTCTCCGGGCCGCATAAAACCGCAGAAAAGAGCACTCTACCTGTCATGCGCGCATCCACCGATCATTTTGAATTAAAACTCGCCTGCACCGAGGAAGACATCCTCGCGGCTCAACATCTGCGGTATCAAGTCTTCGTGCAGGAATTGGGCGGGCAGGGCGATCTTGTGGACCACGAGGCGCAGTTAGAGAAAGACGAATACGATCCGCATTTTGATCATCTGATGCTGCTCGACACCACGCGCGGTGAAACTGTGAAGGAACAGGTCATCGGCGTCTATCGTCTGTTGCGCGATGACATGATGCCCAAGATCGGGCGCTATTACACCGAGGGTGAATATGATCTGACCGTGTTGAAAGAAAGCGGTCGCAAACTCATGGAACTGGGCCGCTCCTGCCTGCATGCCGACTACCGGGGCGGGGCGGCGATGTATCTCTTGTGGAACGGACTTGCGGATTACGTCAACAAACACGGTGTTGAGATCCTGTTTGGTACCGCGAGTTTTCATGGCACCAATATTGAGGAGCTGAAAGAGTCCCTTTCCATGCTCTACCATCGTCATCTGGCGCCAGATGACCTGCGCGTTAGGGCCGTTGATAAACACTATCAAAACATGAACTTATGCGCCGAAGCTGACATAAATCGCGTGAAGGCGATGCGCGATGTGCCTGCACTGATCAAAGGCTATCTGCGTCTTGGTGGAAATATTGGTGATGGTGCCTATGTTGATCATGAATTCAACACAACAGATGTTTGTTTGGTGATGGACACTGAAAAACTAAACGCCACCCAGCGCAGCATCTATACGCGAGGCGCTTAAGATGAGCTCTCCCACATGGACCGGGGAGGAAAGCTACCCAGAGATGAAATCCATCTCGGCATTGGGATGGCTGCGAGTGGTGCTACGCGGAAGTGTGATCGCAATGATCATGCTGTTTGGCATCGTAAGCCTCACGCTTATTCGGATATTCGAAAAACCGATCTTTGGTATACGCAGACCGGTCGGGAGCTTCGTTCCCGCTCTGGTATCGCGTCTTTGCCTCAGAGTCATGGGCATTCGTTTCCAAACCCAAGGCACGCCGATGAGAACCGGTGGCGCTGTGGTGGCGAACCATTCGTCCTGGCTGGATATATTCACACTGAACGCAAAGAACCCGGTGTTCTTTGTTTCAAAGGCCGAAGTTGCCCGATGGCCCGGCATTGGATTCATCGCAAAAATTGCGGGCACCGTTTTCATCGCGCGGGATCGCAAAGAAGCGGCTGCTCAGAAGCAGCTTTTTGAAGATTGCCTGGCTGCCGGGCAAAAACTGCTCTTCTTCCCTGAAGGCACATCCACGGATGCACTTCGAGTTTTGCCATTCAAATCAACGCTCTTCGCGGCCTTTTTTGCAGATGGCCTTAAAGAACACATGCAAATCCAACCTGTGACGGTAAACTACCACGCACCAGAGGGCGAAGACTCCCGCTTTTATGGCTGGTGGGGGGATATGGATTTCGGAGCACATATGCTTCAGATGCTGGCGGCGGCGCGCCATGGGCACGTTGAGGTCATCTTTCACAATCCAGTCGCTGTTGCGGATTTTGCCAACCGAAAGGCTCTTGCCGCTGATACCGAAACCAGTGTCAGATCCGGGCACTTTCGCACAGCGATCGGCCAATAAAACAAGGTCTCTGCTTCTTCTTTGCAAAAATACTCAAAAAACACCGTATTTCGCGAAAAAGAAGACCTCTCGGCTCTTGTCAGCCCTCTAAAACCCATGTAAAGCGCGCCCATTCAATCCCGCAGGTGGGGGTTGGTCCATTTGGGGGAGACATCCTCAAAGGCCCGCCGGTTGGAGCATCCGCTCTCACTTTCCCCCACTCAGGCGTAAACCGGAAAAGGAAGAAAGCATGGCTCACGTTGAGTTCACCATGCGCCAGCTGCTTGAAGCAGGCGTACACTTTGGTCACCAGACACAGCGCTGGAACCCACGCATGGCCGAGTATATCTACGGCGCGCGTAACGGCATCCACATCATGGACCTCACACAGACCGTTCCAATGCTGGACGCGGCTCTGAACGCAATTCAAGACACTGTTGCTAAAGGCGGTCGCGTACTGTTCGTTGGCACCAAGCGTCAGGCATCTGCACCAATCGCAGACGCAGCTGAGAAATCCGCTCAGTACTTCATGAACCACCGCTGGCTCGGCGGCACGCTGACAAACTGGAAAACAGTTTCTCAGTCCATCAACCGTCTGAACGCGATCGATGAACAAATCGCATCCGGCGGCGAAGGCCTCACCAAAAAAGAGCGCCTGGGCATGGAACGTGACCAGCAGAAACTTCAGGCATCCCTCGGCGGTATCCGCGAAATGGGTGGCGTTCCTGACCTGCTGTTCGTCATCGACGTGAAAAAAGAAGCACTGGCCATCGCAGAAGCTAACAAACTGGGTATCCCAGTGGTTGCTGTTGTTGACACAAACTGCTCCCCAGCAGGCGTTGACTACGTGATCCCAGGCAACGATGACGCATCCCGCGCGATCGCTCTGTACTGTGATCTGGCAGCACGTGCCGCTCTGGAAGGCATGTCCGCACAGCTGGGCGCTGCAGGCGTTGATCTGGGCGAATTCGAAGAAGCACCAGTTGAAGAAGCTGTTGCTGAAGAAGCCGCCGCAGCAGACGCGTAAGCGTTACAAATTTGACATGAGGGCAGGGTAGGCCCGCCCTCATTAAGATTTCTCAAATTCTCAGGAGAACCAAGATGGCTGTTACTGCCAAGATGGTGAAAGAACTGCGCGAGATGACCGGCGCAGGCATGATGGACGCTAAAAAAGCCCTGACAGAAACTGATGGTGATCAAGAAGCGGCAATCGATTGGCTGCGCACCAAAGGTCTGGCGAAAGCGGCAAAGAAATCCGGCCGTACAGCGGCTGAAGGTCTGGTTGCGGTTAAAGTAGAAGGCGGCAAAGGTGTTGCTGTTGAAGTTAACTCTGAAACCGACTTCGTTGGTAAGAACGCTGACTTCCAGAACATGGTTGCAGGCATCGCAGGCGCAGCAGTTAACGTTGCAAACGTTGAAGAGCTGGCAAACGCAGAACTGAACGGCAAACCAGTATCCGAAGTGATCACTGACGCAATCGCGACAATCGGTGAAAACATGTCCCTGCGCCGCATGGCATCTGTGGAAGGCGACGTTGTTGCGTCCTATATCCACAACCCAGCAGCAGACGGCATGGGCAACATCGGTGTTCTCGTAGCCCTGAAAGGTGGCGACGAAGCGTTTGGTAAGCAGGTTGCAATGCACATCGCAGCGGCAGCGCCTCAGTCCCTGTCCGAAGCAGACCTGGACCCAGCGGTTGTTGAAAAAGAGAAAAACGTTCAGATCGAGATCGCACGTGAATCTGGCAAGCCAGAGCAAGTGATCGAAAAAATGATCGTTGGCCGTATGAAGAAGTTCCTCGCAGAAGTCACTCTGCTTGGCCAGAACTTCGTCATCAACCCTGACCTGACTGTTGAAGCAGCTGCAAAAGAAGCAGGCGCAGAAATCGTTGGCTACGTGCGTATGCAGGTTGGTGAAGGCATCGAGAAGAAAGAAGAAGATTTCGCAGCAGAAGTTGCGAAGGCAGCTCAAGGCTAATCTTTCCTTCACTTATGTTAAGAAGCGCCGCCCAATTTTTGGGCGGCGTTTTCGTTTTTTGGTTGTGAATAATAATGAACGGCGCCGAAGATGGGGATCTTCAGCGCCGATCTGTTTTCGGACCCTGTCATGGGGATGGAGGTCCGGAACAGCTGCAAAGGCCTTTATTATTGGGCCTTTGACTTTGTATGCCATGTGCTTGTCATGACAAAGAGCGCAGAGCCCAGTAATCGCTGGGGGTGCGCCCTTCATGTCCCAGGCCTTAGGCCACACTCACGGGAACGGTTAATCCTTACAACGTATCCGGGTGAGGTGAAGGTAAGGAATTCCTTACCTTTTGCACATTCCTTTACCCAGAGTTGTTCTCAACTCTCCACGATAAATATTTGGTTGAGAAATGTAGCTTTGAGTACCGCTTGAGCGGTGGTTTCAACCCCAAGTGACTCTCGTGCAAGCCGCAGATGTTTCTCGACCGTGGCTGTTGTTCGTCCCATCAGCGTGGATATATCCTGAATGGTTTTTCCATCTGAAACCCATTCCAGCACTTCGCGTTGTCTCTTCGTTAAAGCACGCTGCGGATTGCTGTAAGGAAGGTTCAAAAGCTTCAGATGAAGCACATTGTTCATCAGAACTAATGTATCGCCGTGTTCAGACCAGATATCATCCAGCACGCTTTGCGGAACTCCGGGTGGTCCGATCAAGCTGATCGCCCCCTTGGCCCGCATGGACACTGACTTAAAACTTACAGTGTAACCCGCTGTAACTCCGTAGCTTTTGTTGAACTCAAAGACCTCTTGCTCTTCCCGGGTCATAGGGCGTTTCAGCATCACCGCGGCTATATGTTCCCAACTTTGAGCACCCACATGATCAAGTGCCCACCTGATCATAGGACCATGCAGAAACATCCGTTCGCCAAAGAAACGCGTGAGATACGCGCGGTCGAGATTGGACAGCACAACGAAATCCTCAGGATCACCGAGGTTATAGTCCACCCGAAAGTTCGTGTAGCCGTACAGAAGTCGATCAAAGCCATAACTGGCCATTTTTTCCAGGTGCATGCTCCACAGAGCTTCCTGGGTCGTCGCACTTGTAATCTCGGCAATATAACGCAGCGTTGCGTCGTCCATTTGTTACCTGACGTGGTCGATCAGCGCCTCAATTGCCAAACGATATCCGGTGGCACCAAAGCCGCAGATCTGACCAACTGCAACCGGGGCGATGAATGATTTGTGCCGGAATTCTTCACGGGCATGAATATTTGAAAGATGGAGTTCAATAACGGGCAGGGCGACCGATGAGATCGCGTCCATCAATGCAATAGATGTATGAGTGTAAGCGCCCGCGTTCAAAACAATCCCATCGTGATCGCCTTTGGCATCATGAATGGCATCGATTAATTCGCCTTCATGATTGGACTGCTTACAGACAATTTCAACGCCCAGGGCTTTGCCGTGGGCTTCGCAAATATCTTCGATATCTTGCAAGGTGGTGCTGCCATAGACCTCTGGCTGGCGTGTGCCCAGCAGGTTCAGATTTGGTCCGTTCAAAATAAGAATGGATGTCATGACAGTGTCCCCAGTGTTTAAAACTGTTTAGCGCGAAGGGTTTGGCAAAGTCCACCTTCAGAATGAGATCACAAAGAAGCGCTGCAAAATTGCGTCAAAGGGCAGGGGTGCCACTCCGGTTTGAGGGCCAAGAAAGGCTTGCAACAAAGGGTTTCGCGCTATAAGACGCCCTGTCCGCCTCGGCTGGATCAAGTTCCCCGCAACCTTGCAAAAACGGGTCATATCATGACACGCATTCATATTCCCGGCATTCTTGCCATGGCGGCCATCGTGGTCGCGTCAAACATTCTTGTGCAATTCCTCTTCGGCAATTGGCTGACTTGGGGCGCATTTACATATCCGCTGGCCTTTCTGGTCACAGACCTGATGAACCGCATCTATGGCGTTCAAGCCGCGCGCAAAGTGGTTTTTGCAGGTTTCATCGTTGGCGTGATCTGTTCCATGATTGGCACTCAGATCATGATCCAGGGCGACGGGTTTGAATATCCAGCCGTCACATTGCGCATCGCGATTGGTTCCGGTCTGGCGTTCCTGACAGCACAGCTTCTTGATGTTGCGATCTTTGATCGCCTGAGAGACGGCGCCTGGTGGCGCGCACCGCTGGCATCCACGCTGATCGGCTCGACCATCGACACGGCGCTGTTTTTTACAATCGCATTTTCTGCGGGCCTGACATTTGTCGAGCCAGCGAACGATGTGTCCTGGGCGAACGAAGCGCTACCAATCCTCGGCGCTGGCCCAGTTGCGCCGCTGTGGGTGTCACTGGCAATTGCCGACTGGTCTGTGAAGCTCAGCCTCGCGCTGATCGCTCTGGTGCCGTTCAGAGTAATTGTTGCTCGTATTACCGCTAAGCAAAGCGCTGCATAAGCCTGTGCCTTTAAGCTTTTGAAGAGAAACGCGTTTCTTTAAGTTGAAGCGCGTTTCTCGTCACATCATTAATTTACATAATTACCATTATACGTATTAATGATGCGCTGATTTTGATACGCGGCATCACAGCCCCCTTCGGATCAATTGCGTAGCAAATCGAACTCTGGATCGTATTGGGCCTTCGCGACAACTTCCGCATCCACCAGATCCCCGCAAAGATCAATCTTCAACGCCTGACCAACTCGCGAGAGATCTGGCTCAACAAATCCATAGGCCAAATTCAATCCCGTCCTGTGGCCCCATTCACCGGATGTC carries:
- the rpmA gene encoding 50S ribosomal protein L27; protein product: MAHKKAGGSSRNGRDSAGRRLGVKKYGGEAVLAGNIIMRQRGTKMWPGENVGMGKDHTIFATTDGNVKFHKGLKGRTFISVLPVAEAAE
- a CDS encoding 50S ribosomal protein L21, which encodes MFAVLKTGGKQYKVQAGDVLRVEKLAADAGEKIQFNEILMLGGDKTVVGAPLVEGAAVQADVIDQIKGEKLIKFVKRRRKHSSKRTVGHRQKLTLVRVTDILASGADKSGVKAAIGSGSVSGAAVEAAAPAKKAAPKKAAPKKAAPAAEGADDLKKLSGVGPALEKKLLEAGVTTFAQIAAWGEAEIAEFDEKLSFKGRIEREGWVEQAKELAK
- the proB gene encoding glutamate 5-kinase; amino-acid sequence: MATLTTSLATAKRLVIKIGSALLVDRSNGALRKDWLLALAEDVAWLKSQGTDVVLVSSGSIALGRGALRLASQDLPLDQSQAAAAVGQIRLARAYEEALAPHDIMTAQVLVTLEDSANRRRYLNSRATLNHLLKMGVVPIVNENDTVATDEIRYGDNDRLAAQIALTTGADQLILLSDVDGFYSDNPQSNPDAIRFEVVDEITPEIEAMAGDGLSGLSKGGMITKLLAAKTATGGGCAMAITEGSVMRPLTALENGANATWFTAQVTPQQARKRWISSMKPQGALTIDDGAQGALSKGKSLLPAGVTAVTGSFERGDPVEILASDGRKLGQGLCTCTAQEAAQIKGRKSSDIETILGYQGRTALIHRDDMAL
- a CDS encoding GNAT family N-acetyltransferase is translated as MMHDKIVNQLVIEAERFVLRPLRRSDQGMIEHYAGERDLARMTTSIPHPLPPGATEAFIARSHDEGRSEDVWAMDGTAEGNSEVMGVISLDRVSEDQAEVGYWVAPPYWNTGVASEAVRTLIAANPLGSKTLFASVFQDNPASARVLTNSGFQYLGDAENFSVARNAPVPTWTYSLKLD
- a CDS encoding GNAT family N-acetyltransferase gives rise to the protein MRASTDHFELKLACTEEDILAAQHLRYQVFVQELGGQGDLVDHEAQLEKDEYDPHFDHLMLLDTTRGETVKEQVIGVYRLLRDDMMPKIGRYYTEGEYDLTVLKESGRKLMELGRSCLHADYRGGAAMYLLWNGLADYVNKHGVEILFGTASFHGTNIEELKESLSMLYHRHLAPDDLRVRAVDKHYQNMNLCAEADINRVKAMRDVPALIKGYLRLGGNIGDGAYVDHEFNTTDVCLVMDTEKLNATQRSIYTRGA
- a CDS encoding lysophospholipid acyltransferase family protein, which codes for MSSPTWTGEESYPEMKSISALGWLRVVLRGSVIAMIMLFGIVSLTLIRIFEKPIFGIRRPVGSFVPALVSRLCLRVMGIRFQTQGTPMRTGGAVVANHSSWLDIFTLNAKNPVFFVSKAEVARWPGIGFIAKIAGTVFIARDRKEAAAQKQLFEDCLAAGQKLLFFPEGTSTDALRVLPFKSTLFAAFFADGLKEHMQIQPVTVNYHAPEGEDSRFYGWWGDMDFGAHMLQMLAAARHGHVEVIFHNPVAVADFANRKALAADTETSVRSGHFRTAIGQ
- the obgE gene encoding GTPase ObgE, yielding MKFLDLTKVCIRSGGGGGGCVSFRREKFIEYGGPDGGDGGNGGSVWAEAVEGLNTLIDFRYQQHFFAKSGQAGMGSGRTGARGDDIVLRVPVGTEIMDEDQETVIADLTEVGQRFLIAKGGNGGWGNLHFKSSTNQAPRRANPGQPGIERTIWLRLKLIADVGLLGLPNAGKSTFLAATSNARPKIADYPFTTLYPNLGVVGVDGVEFVVADIPGLIEGASEGRGLGDLFLGHVERCAVLLHLVDGTSGDPAKDYETIIGELEAYGGVLADKPRITVLNKIDTMDEEERAFLKEELETAIGAPVMLMSGASQENVTEVLRALRSQIDDNRLRQKQAEHEDEEEAPWQP
- a CDS encoding histidine phosphotransferase family protein — protein: MINPHLHELVASRICHDLISPIGACANGAELLSMGGGEEEAALISDSAANASGRVRFFRIAFGQSSASNSVPKQEVKDALQAIASDRLLFDWQIDGDVSRKETQAVFLAVLCLERAMPRGGAVIIKKIDDKWSLSAESSNLLITEALWTPLSQSRSPDEIIPATVSFALLPEALGHLSRHISINMTETRILMQF
- a CDS encoding glutamate-5-semialdehyde dehydrogenase encodes the protein MKDITDIAALMSDIGQRAKAASAELAFAPPEQKEQALTAAADAVWERRDEIIAANARDLDYGRDKGLSPAMMDRLMLDESRIQGICDGLRAVAGQDDPVGEVLAEWDRPTGLNIKRVRTPLGVIGVIYESRPNVTADAGALCLKSGNAVILRGGSESFHSSGAIHACLVDGLKMAGLPEDAVQLVPTRDRAAVQELLTMVDTVDVIVPRGGKGLVGLVQREARVPVFAHLEGIVHIYIDKDADAQKAMDVILNAKTRRTGICGAAECLLIHEDVKDTLGKDVLAMLSEAGVTIHAGEAFLSVEGAVAATDEDWGKEYLDMDIAAKSVASVDDAIAHIRQFGSNHTDCIITENDATAARFFERLDSAILMRNASTQFADGGEFGMGAEIGIATGKMHARGPVGAAQLTSFKYLVEGNGTTRA
- the rpsB gene encoding 30S ribosomal protein S2, giving the protein MAHVEFTMRQLLEAGVHFGHQTQRWNPRMAEYIYGARNGIHIMDLTQTVPMLDAALNAIQDTVAKGGRVLFVGTKRQASAPIADAAEKSAQYFMNHRWLGGTLTNWKTVSQSINRLNAIDEQIASGGEGLTKKERLGMERDQQKLQASLGGIREMGGVPDLLFVIDVKKEALAIAEANKLGIPVVAVVDTNCSPAGVDYVIPGNDDASRAIALYCDLAARAALEGMSAQLGAAGVDLGEFEEAPVEEAVAEEAAAADA
- a CDS encoding DUF3553 domain-containing protein; translated protein: MEDLNAFLEPGMIVRHPDQPDWGLGQVQSNIAGKITVNFQEVGKVVLDSRRVGLLPAMTE